In Eretmochelys imbricata isolate rEreImb1 chromosome 14, rEreImb1.hap1, whole genome shotgun sequence, a genomic segment contains:
- the MFSD6L gene encoding major facilitator superfamily domain-containing protein 6-like gives MSTNKQWDVNKALAVASLFHFLYSAGNACVIPFLTLYFRQLGLTAPLVGIIIGIKHLISSLWAPLCSYFAKSHSKRKVLITGSLLCSVGTGLLLTLVPPLSKDVMYKYCNISQQSSSLLNAVEVPDMSLNNLSAVNPNTVTNKEMVSAETLRTATNVLVMSGKPPLTSSAFQELFTFMDAQKKNGERTGEVGTTADLYHNRPSGKIASMNAINQMIQELETLASNETQIRRLEKETKTPEVELLNVNSNPEKNLSIGGSTEFSLFQTNPHPAGRASYVFETLSSHPEKVRDVNFELLQDINFLDREHQIFLMVLGAVVFWELLAAPLEWMVDDSLYEYLDFVDATDRYGKLWVWSYLGASGGACSITIFVDQLNCFLSAKISRLSVHFYGYAVLITLTLLISVFLPIHVSKKTEHVNKTVKALNLIGSDGRTILSAVTVFLTGVIGSTVQNFLFWQMQDRGSSELYMGLSVAIGLIAEILLYIFKSKLLRALSSSGTVALSLGCLSAQLLYYSFLWNAWSVLPTQMLCAFSNGALWWAVNMLVDDVASPGTERALHIVLQGLSHGCGATVGSFAGGFVVSNFGLAVLYRACSISLALWLILFLIVQSKLPRQKKINYSRLLAADPSDESDSDEEKERDWLVKAMKDENFNRNW, from the coding sequence ATGAGTACAAATAAACAGTGGGATGTTAACAAAGCGCTGGCTGTTGCCAGCCTCTTCCATTTTCTTTACAGTGCAGGAAACGCCTGTGTCAttccatttttaactctttacttCCGGCAGCTGGGGTTGACAGCCCCTTTAGTAGGTATTATCATAGGAATTAAGCACTTGATATCATCTCTCTGGGCTCCACTATGCTCCTACTttgcaaagagccacagtaaaAGGAAAGTTCTCATTACTGGATCATTGCTGTGTTCAGTGGGAACCGGTTTGCTGCTTACACTTGTCCCACCCTTGAGCAAGGATGTCATGTACAAATATTGTAATATAAGCCAGCAATCAAGTAGCTTATTGAATGCAGTAGAAGTGCCTGACATGAGTCTGAACAATCTGAGTGCTGTAAATCCCAATACTGTTACCAATAAAGAAATGGTATCTGCAGAAACACTAAGAACAGCTACAAATGTTTTGGTGATGAGTGGAAAGCCACCGCTAACAAGTTCAGCTTTCCAAGAATTGTTTACCTTTATGGATGCACAAAAGAAGAATGGTGAAAGAACTGGTGAAGTGGGCACAACTGCAGACCTTTACCATAATAGGCCTTCTGGCAAGATAGCTTCTATGAATGCAATTAACCAGATGATACAAGAACTTGAGACACTCGCTTCAAATGAAACACAAATCCGTAGGCTTGAGAAGGAAACCAAAACTCCAGAGGTTGAGCTGCTGAATGTGAATAGTAACCCTGAGAAAAACCTTTCTATTGGTGGAAGTACggaattttctttatttcaaacaAACCCTCACCCTGCTGGTCGAGCTTCTTATGTTTTTGAGACTCTGTCGAGTCACCCTGAGAAAGTTCGGGATGTCAACTTTGAGCTCCTACAAGATATTAACTTTCTTGACCGTGAGCACCAGATTTTTctcatggtgctaggtgctgttgtGTTTTGGGAGCTGTTGGCTGCTCCTCTCGAATGGATGGTTGATGACAGTCTTTATGAATATCTTGACTTTGTTGACGCAACTGACAGATATGGGAAGCTTTGGGTTTGGAGTTATTTGGGTGCATCTGGAGGAGCCTGCAGTATCACCATATTTGTGGATCAGTTGAACTGCTTCCTCAGTGCTAAAATCTCTCGTCTCTCTGTGCACTTCTATGGCTATGCTGTACTGATCACACTCACATTGCTCATCAGTGTCTTTCTTCCTATCCATGTTTCCAAGAAAACAGAGCATGTGAACAAAACTGTCAAAGCTCTGAACCTCATTGGAAGTGATGGCCGAACAATTCTCTCTGCTGTCACCGTCTTCCTTACAGGAGTCATTGGATCTACTGTGCAGAATTTTCTCTTCTGGCAAATGCAGGACCGAGGCAGTAGTGAATTATACATGGGTCTCTCGGTGGCTATTGGACTGATTGCTGAAATTCTGCTTTATATCTTCAAAAGCAAGTTACTAAGGGCTCTCTCAAGTAGTGGTACTGTTGCACTGAGTTTAGGCTGCCTTTCAGCACAGCTTCTGTACTATTCGTTCCTATGGAATGCGTGGTCAGTACTGCCTACTCAGATGTTGTGTGCCTTCAGCAACGGTGCCTTATGGTGGGCAGTTAATATGTTGGTTGACGATGTAGCCAGTCCTGGGACGGAGAGAGCTCTGCACATTGTCCTCCAGGGCCTCTCACATGGTTGTGGAGCTACCGTGGGAAGCTTTGCAGGGGGATTTGTTGTGAGCAACTTTGGCTTGGCAGTTCTGTACAGGGCATGCTCTATAAGTTTGGCACTGTGGTTAATCTTGTTCCTGATTGTCCAGTCTAAGTTGCCTCggcagaaaaaaattaattattctcGTCTCCTGGCTGCAGATCCTAGTGATGAGAGTGACTCAGACgaggagaaggaaagggactggCTAGTGAAAGCTATGAAAGATGAGAACTTCAATAGGAATTGGTAA